Part of the Kushneria marisflavi genome, GGTCGGCACCGGCATGGAGCGTTTTGTGGCACGCGACTCCGGCGTTTGCGCCGTGGCTCGTCGTGGCGGTCTCGTGGATTCCGTCGATGCCAAGCGTATCGTTATTCGGGTCAATGAAGATGAAATCATCGGTGGTGAAGCCGGCGTTGATATCTACAACCTGACCAAGTACGTCCGCTCCAACCAGAACACCTGTCAGAACCAGCGCCCGATCGTGCGCCAGGGAGACAGGATCGCCATTGGCGATATTCTGGCTGACGGCCCGTCGGTAGATACCGGTGATCTGGCTCTGGGTCAGAACATCCGTATCGCTTTCATGCCCTGGAATGGCTACAACTTCGAAGACTCCATGCTGATCTCGGAGCGCGTGGTTGAAGAGGATCGCTTTACCACGATCCATATCCAGGAACTGACCTGCGTTTCTCGTGATACCAAGCTGGGTGCCGAAGAAATCACCTCGGATATCCCCAACGTGGGCGAGGCGGCCCTAGGCAAGCTTGACGAGTCAGGTGTGGTCTATATCGGTGCAGAGATCAACCCGGGCGACATTCTGGTGGGCAAGGTAACACCGAAGGGTGAAACCCAGCTGACACCGGAAGAGAAGCTGCTGCGTGCCATCTTCGGTGAGAAGGCCAGTGATGTGAAGGATACCTCGCTGCGTGCTTCTACCGGCATGCGCGGCACGGTTATCGACGTTCAGGTCTTCACCCGTGACGGTGTCGACAAGGATGCGCGTGCGCTCTCCATTGAGCAGCAGCAGCTCGATGAAGTGCGCAAGGATCTTCAGGAAACCTATCGTATCGCCGAAAACGCGACCTTTGAACGCCTGCAGCGCACGCTTTCCGGCCAGCCGGTCAACGGTGGGCCGAAGCTTTCCAAGGGTGACGTGGTTACCGACGAGTACCTTGAAGAGCTGCCGCGCTCTCAGTGGTCGAAGATTCGTATGCAGGATGAAGCGCTCAATGAGCTGCTGCATCAGGCTGACGAACAGCTGGAACTTCGTCGCAAGGAGATGGAGGAGCGTTTCGAGGACAAGAAGCGCAAGCTCACTCAGGGCGATGATCTGGCACCGGGCGTTCTGAAGATCGTCAAGGTCTATCTAGCCGTCAGGCGTCGAATCCAGCCGGGTGACAAGATGGCTGGTCGTCACGGTAACAAGGGTGTCATCTCGGCCATCATGCCGGTTGAAGACATGCCGTTCGATGATGAGGGCACGCCGGTCGATATCGTGCTCAACCCTCTGGGTGTTCCGTCACGCATGAACGTCGGTCAGATTCTCGAGACCCACCTGGGCATGGCGGCTCACGGCCTTGGCGTCAAGATTGACCGAATGATGCGAAATGCCCGTGAGCAGCAACTCACCGAAATTCGTGAGTTCCTGCACAAGGTGTATAACACCAGCGGTGGGCGCCAGGAAAACATCGACGAGCTGACCGATGAGGAAGTGCTGACACTGGCCAAGAACCTCTCGAGAGGCGTGCCGATCGCATCGCCGGTGTTTGACGGTGCCCATGAGCAGGAAATCAAGGGACTGCTTCGTCTGGCTGACCTGCCTGACTCCGGTCAGATGGCGCTCTATGATGGCCGTACCGGCGAGAAGTTTGATCGCCCGGTCACCGTTGGCTACATGTACATGCTCAAGCTCAACCACCTTGTGGATGACAAGATGCATGCGCGCTCTACCGGTTCGTACTCGCTGGTCACTCAGCAGCCGCTCGGTGGCAAGGCGCAGTTCGGCGGCCAGCGCTTCGGTGAGATGGAAGTGTGGGCACTCGAAGCCTACGGCGCGGCCTATACGCTGCAGGAAATGCTGACGGTCAAGTCCGATGATGTTGAAGGGCGTACCAAGATGTACAAGAGCATCGTCGACGGTGATCACAGCATGCAGGCGGGTATGCCTGAATCCTTCAACGTACTGGTCAAGGAAATCCGCTCGCTGGGTATCGACATCGAGCTGGAAGGCTAAACGCCGCCTTTACCTATGAAGGTCCGCGGGGCCCTGAGTAATCGGGCCCCGCTCATGACAACTCCGCAACGGAGCCGACCCCATGAAAGATCTGGTCAAAGTTCTTAAATCGCAGGCGCAGTCCGAAGAGTTTGATGCCATTCGGATTTCGCTTGCTTCTCCGGACATGATCCGCAGCTGGTCGTTTGGCGAGGTCAAAAAGCCCGAGACCATTAACTACCGGACGTTCAAGCCAGAGCGTGACGGCCTGTTCTGTGCCAAGATTTTTGGTCCGGTCAAGGATTACGAGTGCCTGTGCGGCAAGTACAAGCGCATGAAGCACCGTGGCATCATCTGTGAAAAGTGCGGCGTCGAAGTCACCAAGGCGTCCGTACGTCGCGAGCGGATGGGCCATATCGAGCTGGCGTCTCCCGTCGCGCACATCTGGTTTTTGAAGTCGCTGCCGTCGCGTATCGGCATGCTGCTGGATATGACCCTGCGTGATATTGAACGCGTGCTCTATTTCGAGTCCTTCGTGGTCATCGATCCCGGCATGACGACGCTTGAGCGTGGTCAGCTGCTCAACGATGAGCAGTATTTCGAAGCGCTTGAAGAGTTTGGCGACGACTTTGACGCCCGCATGGGTGCCGAAGCCGTACAGGCGCTGCTGTCCGATATCGATCTGGGTGAAGAGATTGACCGTCTGCGTGAGGAAATTCCGCAGACCAACTCTGATACCAAGATCAAGAAGCTGTCCAAGCGCCTCAAGCTGCTGGAAGCCTTCTATCGTTCTGGCAACCATCCGGGCTGGATGGTCATGGAAGTGCTTCCGGTACTGCCACCGGATTTGCGTCCGCTGGTGCCGCTGGACGGTGGTCGCTTCGCAACATCTGATCTTAACGACCTCTATCGTCGTGTGATCAACCGTAACAACCGTCTCAAGCGTCTGCTGGATCTGTCTGCGCCGGACATTATCGTCCGCAATGAAAAGCGTATGCTTCAGGAGTCTGTCGATGCCCTGCTGGACAACGGCCGTCGCGGTCGTGCCATCACCGGCTCGAACAAGCGTCCGCTGAAGTCACTGGCTGACATGATCAAGGGCAAGCAGGGGCGTTTCCGTCAGAACCTGCTGGGCAAGCGTGTCGATTACTCCGGCCGTTCGGTGATCACCGTGGGTCCGACACTGCGTCTGCATCAGTGTGGTCTGCCCAAGAAGATGGCGCTTGAGCTGTTCAAGCCGTTCATCTATTCGAAGCTGCAGGGCAGCGGTCAGGCCTCGACCATCAAGGCCGCCAAGAAGCTGGTCGAGCGTGAAATGCCCGAAGTCTGGGACATCCTTGCCGACGTGATTCGTGAGCATCCGGTGCTGCTTAACCGTGCGCCGACGCTGCACCGTCTGGGTATCCAGGCGTTCGAGCCGATGCTGATCGAAGGCAAGGCGATTCAGCTGCACCCGCTGGTCTGTGCGGCCTACAACGCCGACTTTGACGGCGACCAGATGGCCGTACACGTGCCGCTGACGCTGGAAGCCCAGCTCGAAGCGCGTGCACTGATGATGTCGACCAACAACGTGCTGTCGCCGGCTAACGGTGATCCCATCATCGTCCCGTCGCAGGACGTGGTACTGGGTCTGTATTACATGACCCGCGAGCGCATCGGGGCCAGGGGCGAAGGCATGGCCTTCTCTGACCTCAACGAGGTTGAGCGCGCCTTCGGTACCCAGAGTGTCGATCTTCATGCTCGCGTTCGTGTTCGTCTGAGCGAATGGGCGCGTGATGAAGAGAGCGGTGAGCTTGTCGAGCAGATCTCGGTCAAGGACACCACCGTGGGACGTGCGCTGCTGTATCGCATCGTGCCGCGCGGCATGCCGTTCGAAATGGTCGATAAGTCCATGAAGAAAAAGGCGATTTCCCAGCTGATCAACGCCGGCTATCGCCTGGTGGGTCTGAAGGAAACCGTCATCTTTGCCGACCAGTTGATGTATACCGGTTTCCGTCTGGCCACCTGGTCAGGTGCTTCCATCGGCGTTAACGACTTCGTAATCCCCGACTCCAAGAAGGAGATTATCGAAGCGGCCGAGGACGAAGTGAAGGAAATCGAGGATCAGTTCTCTTCGGGTCTTGTTACGGCAGGCGAGAAATACAACAAGGTCATCGATATCTGGTCCAAGGCGAACGACAAGGTCGCCCGTGCCATGATGACCGGTATTTCCAAGGAAACAGTGACCGATCGTGAAGGTAACGAGGTTGAGCAGGATTCGTTCAACAGCGTCTTCATCATGGCGGACTCCGGTGCGCGTGGTAGCGCCGCCCAGATCCGTCAGCTTGCCGGTATGCGTGGCCTGATGGCGAAGCCGGACGGCTCGATCATCGAGACGCCGATCACCGCGAACTTCCGTGAGGGGCTGAACGTACTGCAGTACTTCATCTCGACGCACGGTGCTCGTAAGGGTCTGGCAGATACGGCACTCAAGACGGCTAACTCCGGTTATCTGACGCGTCGTCTGGTTGACGTGGCTCAGGATGTGGTCGTGACCGAGGTCGATTGCGGCACGGAAGAAGGCCTGACGCTCCATCCGGTCATTGAAGGTGGCGATATCATCGTCTCTCTGGCCGAGCGTGTTCTGGGTCGCGTCGTGGCGCGTGACGTCATTGATCCGCAGACCGAAGAAGTGCTGATTCCACGCAACACGCTGCTGGATGAAGCCTGGTGCAACCGTCTCGATACCATGGGTGTTGACGAGATTGTGGTGCGCTCGACCATTACCTGTGAAACGGCACACGGTGTCTGCTCGTCCTGCTACGGCCGCGATCTGGCCCGCGGACATGTGGTCAACGTTGGTGAGTCGGTAGGTGTTATCGCGGCACAGTCGATCGGTGAACCGGGTACCCAGCTGACCATGCGTACCTTCCACATCGGTGGTGCGGCCTCTCGTGCTTCGGCCGTGGACAGTGTTCAGGTCAAGCATGGCGGTAGCGTGCGACTGCACAACATGAAGCATGTTGAGCGCAGCGACGGCAAGCTGGTCGTGGTGTCTCGTTCGAGTGCTCTGGCCGTTGCCGATGAGCATGGTCGTGAGCGTGAGTACTACAAGCTGCCCTATGGTGCCGAGCTGTCCATCAAGGATGGCGCGCAGGTTGAATCCGGTCAGGTTGTGGCCAAGTGGGATCCGCACACGCATCCGATCGTTTCCGAGGTGCAGGGCCGTATTCAGTTCACGGATATGGAAGAAAACGTCACCATCAACCGTAGTGTTGATGAGATGACCGGCCTGTCCTCCATCGAAGTGATCGAGTCCGGTAACCGACCGACATCCGGCCGCGACAAGCGTCCGATGATCATGCTGCAAAACGAGCATGGCGAAGCGGTTTCCCTGCCGGGATCCAATACACCGGTACAGTATATGCTGCCTGGTAATGCGATTGTTTCCGTTGACGATGGCTCCGCTATCGGCATTGGTGAAGTGGTCGCTCGTATTCCGGTGGAAGCGTCCGGTAACAAGGACATCACCGGTGGTCTGCCGCGCGTTGCCGACCTGTTTGAGGCGCGCAAGCCCAAGGAGGCTTCAGTACTGGCCGAAACCACGGGTACCATCACTTTCGGCAAGGAAACCAAGGGCAAGCGTCGTCTGATGATTACGCCCACCGATGGTGATCCGGTCGAAATGCTGATTCCCAAGTGGCGTCAGATTGGTGTCTTTGAAGGCGAAACCGTCGAGCGTGGTGAGGTCATTTCCGATGGCCCCAGCAATCCGCACGATATCCTGCGTCTGCTGGGCGTCAGTGAGCTGGCCAAATACATCACGGCTGAAATCCAGGATGTTTATCGTCTGCAGGGCGTTGGCATAAACGACAAGCACATCGAAACCATCGTGCGTCAGATGCTGCGCAAGGTAGAGATCACTGATGCTGGCGACAGCACGCTGATTCCGGGCGATCAGGTCGAGCTGGTACGTGTGCTGGCCGAGAATGTACGGCTGCATGAGCAGGAGAAGTTCCCTGCCAAGTATGACCGTGTACTGCTGGGTATCACCAAGGCATCGCTGGCGACCGAGTCCTTCATTTCGGCGGCTTCCTTCCAGGAAACCACACGTGTACTGACCGAGGCTGCCGTGACCGGCAAGCGCGATTATCTGCGTGGCCTGAAGGAGAACGTGGTAGTTGGCCGTCTTATTCCGGCAGGTACGGGTCTTACCCATCATGCCGAACGTCGTCGCAGGAAGGAGGGCGCTACGCGAGATCCGCATCCTTCGGCCTTCGATGTCGAACAGCAGCTGGGTGAGCATTTGACCGCCCTGGACGCTGACGACGACCTCTAACGGGACTCGAGCCCTGTGTCTGATATGGCGCAGGGCTTGACGCCCTTGTGGGCAAACCCTTAGAATTCGCAGCCTTTAACAGTAGGGATAGGTGCGTCCTGTCCCTGCTGTTTTGTATCATCATCATTGGAGCGAGCCTTTTATGGCAACGATTAATCAGCTGGTGCGCAAGCCCCGCAAGCGCCCGCAGGCCAAAAGCGACGTGCCTGCGCTGCAGGCCTGCCCGCAACGCCGCGGTGTTTGTACGCGCGTTTATACAACCACTCCCAAGAAGCCGAACTCGGCACTTCGTAAGGTCTGCCGTGTTCGTCTGACCAACGGTTACGAAGTCGCTTCGTATATCGGTGGTGAAGGCCACAACCTTCAGGAACACTCTGTGGTCCTGATCCGTGGCGGCCGCGTAAAGGATCTTCCGGGTGTGCGTTATCACACTGTACGCGGTGCTCTGGATACCTCCGGTGTTCAGAACCGTAAGCAGTCGCGCTCGAAGTACGGCACCAAAAAGCCGAAATCCTGATCGGTATCCATTTAATTTACACGGTCTGATAAGAGTAAGGCCGGGCAGCGCACCCTGAGGTGTTTGGTCCCGGGTTTACCTGAAAGACTCTTCTGACTGAGGGCTTATCATGCCTAGAAGACGTATTGCGGCGAAGCGCGACATCCTGCCGGATCCCAAGTTCGGAAGTGAGCGCCTGGCCAAGTTCATGAACCATCTGATGATCAGCGGCAAGAAATCCGTCGCCGAGCGCATCGTATATGGTGCGCTGGATCGGGTTGCCGAACGCTCCAATGATGAGCCGCTGGACATTTTCGACAAGGCACTGGAAGCCATCCAGCCCATGGTCGAAGTTAAATCACGTCGTGTTGGCGGTGCTACCTACCAGGTACCCGTTGAAGTGCGTCCTTCCCGTCGTCAGGCGCTGGCAATGCGCTGGATGGTGGACGCGGCACGCAATCGTGGTGAAAAGACCATGGTGCAGAGGCTGGCCGGCGAAATGCTGGACGCGGCTGAAGGCAAGGGTGCTGCTGTCAAGAAGCGTGAAGACGTCCATCGTATGGCTGAAGCCAACAAGGCCTTCTCTCACTACCGCTTCTAATAGAAGCGCCTTCAAACGAAGGCGCTTCCAACTACAGGATACGCTATCGTGGCACGCAAGACTCCTCTTAAGCGCTACCGCAATATCGGTATCTGCGCCCACGTTGATGCCGGCAAGACAACGACCACCGAACGCGTGCTCTTCTACACGGGTCTTTCTCACAAGATCGGTGAAGTGCACGAAGGTGCCGCTGTCATGGACTGGATGGAGCAGGAGCAGGAGCGTGGTATTACCATCACCTCTGCTGCGACCACCTGTTTCTGGAGCGGCATGAATCAGCAGTTCGATGAGCATCGCATCAACATCATCGACACTCCCGGGCACGTTGACTTCACCATCGAGGTTGAACGCTCCCTGCGTGTGCTTGATGGTGCGATCGTCGTACTGTGTGGTAGCTCCGGTGTTCAGCCGCAGACCGAAACCGTCTGGCGCCAGGCCAACCGTTATGAAGTTCCCCGCATGGTGTTCGTCAACAAGATGGACCGTGCCGGTGCAGACTTCTTCATGGTTGTCGAGCAGATGCGCAAGCGTCTGGGCGCCAATGCCGTACCGATCCAGATCAACTGGGGTGCGGAAGATGAATTCAAGGGTGTCATCGACCTTCTTCAAATGAAGGCCATTCTCTGGAATGAAGAAGACAAGGGCATGACCTATGACCTCGTCGACATTCCCGCTGAGCTGCAGGAAACGGCTCAGGAATGGCACGAGCATATGGTCGAGTCTGCCGCTGAAGCCTCTGAAGAATTGATGGAAAAGTATCTCGAAGGCGGTGAGCTTTCCATCGAGGAAATCAAGGCTGGTCTGCGTCGTCGTACGCTGGACAACGAAATCGTACTGGTAACCTGTGGCTCGGCGTTCAAGAACAAGGGCGTACAGGCCATGCTGGATGCGGTTATCGAGTATCTGCCGTCGCCGACCGAGGTCAAGGCCATCGAAGGTGAGCTGGATGACGCTGCGGGGACCATTGAAACCCGTGAAGCCGATGACAGCGCCCCCTTCTCTTCACTGGCTTTCAAGATCGCGACCGACCCGTTCGTCGGAACGCTGACCTTTATCCGCGTATACTCTGGCGTGCTCAACTCCGGCGACCAGGTCTACAACTCGGTGAAGGACAAGAAGGAGCGCGTTGGACGTATCGTTCAGATGCACGCCAACAGCCGCCAGGAGATCAAGGAAGTTTACGCAGGCGATATCGCTGCCTGTGTCGGTCTCAAGGATGTCACTACCGGTGATACCCTGTGTGACCCGAACTCCAAGATCGTTCTTGAGCGAATGGAATTTCCCGAGCCGGTTATTTCGGTTGCCGTTGAACCGAAATCCAAGGCTGACCAGGAGAAGATGGGTATCGCTCTGGGCAAGCTGGCTCAGGAAGATCCCTCTTTCCGCGTCAAGACTGACGAGGAAACCGGACAGACCATCATCTCCGGTATGGGCGAGCTTCACCTCGACATTCTTGTCGACCGCATGCGTCGCGAGTTCAAGGTCGAAGCCAATATCGGCAAGCCGCAGGTTGCCTATCGCGAGACGATCAAGAAGAGCGTCGAGCAGGAAGGCAAGTTTGTTCGTCAGTCCGGTGGCCGTGGCCAGTTCGGTCATGTCTACCTGCGCATCGAGCCGCTGACGGATGAGGATCGCGGTGATGATCCGGAAATGACCTTCAAGTTCAATTCCGAGATCGTCGGTGGTGTAGTACCCAAGGAATATGTGCCGGCAGTCGAGAAGGGTGCCTTTGAGCAGCTGCAGAACGGTGTCATCGCCGGTTATCCGATGATCAACGTCAAGGTAGCGCTGTATGACGGTTCCTATCACGACGTCGACTCCAATGAGAATGCCTTCAAGGTTGCCTCTTCCATGGCAATCAAGGAGGGCGCACGCAAGGCCGGAGCAGTACTGCTCGAGCCGGTGATGAGCGTCGAAGTGGTAACACCCGAAGATTTCATGGGTGATGTCATGGGCGACCTTAACCGTCGGCGTGGTCTTGTTCAGGGTATGGATGACACTACTTCCGGTAAGGTTATCCGTGCCATGGTGCCGCTGGGTGAGATGTTCGGTTATGCGACCGATCTGCGTTCTCAGACCCAGGGCCGCGCAAGCTACTCCATGGAGTTTGCGAAGTACGATGAGGCACCGTCCAGCATCGTCGAAGCCGTCATCAACCAGAAATGATAACCGTTAGCTGATAAAGAGGTTATAGCAGTGGCCAAGGAAAAATTTGAACGTTCCAAACCGCACGTAAACGTAGGCACCATCGGTCACGTTGACCATGGTAAAACTACGCTGACTGCGGCCCTGACACGTGTTTCTGCCGAAGTATTCGGTGGTGACTGGCGTGAGTTTGCTACCATCGACAACGCTCCTGAAGAGCGTGAGCGTGGTATCACGATCTCGACAGCACACGTTGAATACCAGTCTGAAACGCGTCACTACGCGCACGTTGACTGCCCGGGGCACGCTGACTACGTCAAGAACATGATCACCGGTGCTGCCCAGATGGACGGCGCTATCCTGGTCTGTTCCGCAGCTGACGGCCCGATGCCGCAGACTCGTGAGCACATCCTGCTGTCTCGTCAGGTGGGTGTTCCGTTTGTCGTTGTCTTCCTGAACAAGGCTGACATGGTCGATGACGAAGAGCTGCTCGAGCTGGTCGAGATGGAAGTTCGTGAGCTTCTGTCCGAGTACGACTTCCCGGGTGACGACACGCCGATCATCATCGGTTCCGCCCTGATGGCACTGGAAGGCAAGGACGACAATGGCATGGGTACTACCGCCGTTGCCAACCTCGTTCGCGCCATGGATGAGTATATCCCCGAGCCTGAGCGTGCCATTGATCAGCCGTTCCTGATGCCGATCGAAGACGTCTTCTCCATCTCCGGTCGTGGTACCGTTGTAACTGGTCGTATCGAGCGCGGTATCGTCAAGCCGGGCGAAGAAGTCGAGATGATCGGCCTCAAGGACACCGTCAAGACTACCGTCACCGGTGTCGAGATGTTCCGTAAGCTGCTCGACGAAGGTCGTGCTGGTGAGAACGTTGGTGCCCTGCTGCGTGGTACCAAGCGTGATGACGTCGAGCGTGGTCAGGTTCTGGCCAAGCCGGGCAGCATCAAGCCGCACACCAAGTTCGAGTCCGAAGTCTACATCCTGTCCAAGGAAGAGGGTGGTCGTCACACGCCGTTCTTCAAGGGCTACCGTCCGCAGTTCTACTTCCGTACCACTGACGTGACCGGTACCTGTGAACTGCCGGAAGGCGTTGAAATGGTTATGCCGGGCGACAACGTTAAAATGGTGATCACTCTGATCGCTCCGATCGCCATGGAAGACGGCCTGCGCTTCGCTATCCGCGAAGGCGGTCGTACCGTTGGCGCTGGTGTTGTTGCCAAGATCATCGAGTGATTTAGCGGCTCGAAATCTAAAGGGGCCTCCGTCGGGAGGCCCCTTTGTCATATGCATGTTTGACTCTGAGCGAGTGCCTGCCTATAATGCGCATCCTTTTAAGGCGTGCGTAGGCGGTCAGGCGCCCATCGGCGTCAGACATCGTCTTGAATTTCCCTGGAGTCCCGGGTAATGCAGAACCAGAAGATTCGCATTCGCTTGAAAGCCTTTGATCATCGTCTTATCGATCAGTCCGCACAGGAAATTGTGGATACTGCCAAGCGCACTGGTGCGCAGGTTCGCGGTCCCATTCCGCTGCCGACCAGGCGTGAGCGCTACACCATCCTGATTTCTCCGCACGTCAACAAGGACGCGCGCGATCAGTATGAGATTCGTACCCACAAGCGTGTGCTGGACATCGTTGAGCCGACCGAGAAAACGGTTGATGCACTGATGAAGCTTGATC contains:
- the rpoC gene encoding DNA-directed RNA polymerase subunit beta' — its product is MKDLVKVLKSQAQSEEFDAIRISLASPDMIRSWSFGEVKKPETINYRTFKPERDGLFCAKIFGPVKDYECLCGKYKRMKHRGIICEKCGVEVTKASVRRERMGHIELASPVAHIWFLKSLPSRIGMLLDMTLRDIERVLYFESFVVIDPGMTTLERGQLLNDEQYFEALEEFGDDFDARMGAEAVQALLSDIDLGEEIDRLREEIPQTNSDTKIKKLSKRLKLLEAFYRSGNHPGWMVMEVLPVLPPDLRPLVPLDGGRFATSDLNDLYRRVINRNNRLKRLLDLSAPDIIVRNEKRMLQESVDALLDNGRRGRAITGSNKRPLKSLADMIKGKQGRFRQNLLGKRVDYSGRSVITVGPTLRLHQCGLPKKMALELFKPFIYSKLQGSGQASTIKAAKKLVEREMPEVWDILADVIREHPVLLNRAPTLHRLGIQAFEPMLIEGKAIQLHPLVCAAYNADFDGDQMAVHVPLTLEAQLEARALMMSTNNVLSPANGDPIIVPSQDVVLGLYYMTRERIGARGEGMAFSDLNEVERAFGTQSVDLHARVRVRLSEWARDEESGELVEQISVKDTTVGRALLYRIVPRGMPFEMVDKSMKKKAISQLINAGYRLVGLKETVIFADQLMYTGFRLATWSGASIGVNDFVIPDSKKEIIEAAEDEVKEIEDQFSSGLVTAGEKYNKVIDIWSKANDKVARAMMTGISKETVTDREGNEVEQDSFNSVFIMADSGARGSAAQIRQLAGMRGLMAKPDGSIIETPITANFREGLNVLQYFISTHGARKGLADTALKTANSGYLTRRLVDVAQDVVVTEVDCGTEEGLTLHPVIEGGDIIVSLAERVLGRVVARDVIDPQTEEVLIPRNTLLDEAWCNRLDTMGVDEIVVRSTITCETAHGVCSSCYGRDLARGHVVNVGESVGVIAAQSIGEPGTQLTMRTFHIGGAASRASAVDSVQVKHGGSVRLHNMKHVERSDGKLVVVSRSSALAVADEHGREREYYKLPYGAELSIKDGAQVESGQVVAKWDPHTHPIVSEVQGRIQFTDMEENVTINRSVDEMTGLSSIEVIESGNRPTSGRDKRPMIMLQNEHGEAVSLPGSNTPVQYMLPGNAIVSVDDGSAIGIGEVVARIPVEASGNKDITGGLPRVADLFEARKPKEASVLAETTGTITFGKETKGKRRLMITPTDGDPVEMLIPKWRQIGVFEGETVERGEVISDGPSNPHDILRLLGVSELAKYITAEIQDVYRLQGVGINDKHIETIVRQMLRKVEITDAGDSTLIPGDQVELVRVLAENVRLHEQEKFPAKYDRVLLGITKASLATESFISAASFQETTRVLTEAAVTGKRDYLRGLKENVVVGRLIPAGTGLTHHAERRRRKEGATRDPHPSAFDVEQQLGEHLTALDADDDL
- the rpsL gene encoding 30S ribosomal protein S12; the encoded protein is MATINQLVRKPRKRPQAKSDVPALQACPQRRGVCTRVYTTTPKKPNSALRKVCRVRLTNGYEVASYIGGEGHNLQEHSVVLIRGGRVKDLPGVRYHTVRGALDTSGVQNRKQSRSKYGTKKPKS
- the rpsG gene encoding 30S ribosomal protein S7, whose translation is MPRRRIAAKRDILPDPKFGSERLAKFMNHLMISGKKSVAERIVYGALDRVAERSNDEPLDIFDKALEAIQPMVEVKSRRVGGATYQVPVEVRPSRRQALAMRWMVDAARNRGEKTMVQRLAGEMLDAAEGKGAAVKKREDVHRMAEANKAFSHYRF
- the fusA gene encoding elongation factor G yields the protein MARKTPLKRYRNIGICAHVDAGKTTTTERVLFYTGLSHKIGEVHEGAAVMDWMEQEQERGITITSAATTCFWSGMNQQFDEHRINIIDTPGHVDFTIEVERSLRVLDGAIVVLCGSSGVQPQTETVWRQANRYEVPRMVFVNKMDRAGADFFMVVEQMRKRLGANAVPIQINWGAEDEFKGVIDLLQMKAILWNEEDKGMTYDLVDIPAELQETAQEWHEHMVESAAEASEELMEKYLEGGELSIEEIKAGLRRRTLDNEIVLVTCGSAFKNKGVQAMLDAVIEYLPSPTEVKAIEGELDDAAGTIETREADDSAPFSSLAFKIATDPFVGTLTFIRVYSGVLNSGDQVYNSVKDKKERVGRIVQMHANSRQEIKEVYAGDIAACVGLKDVTTGDTLCDPNSKIVLERMEFPEPVISVAVEPKSKADQEKMGIALGKLAQEDPSFRVKTDEETGQTIISGMGELHLDILVDRMRREFKVEANIGKPQVAYRETIKKSVEQEGKFVRQSGGRGQFGHVYLRIEPLTDEDRGDDPEMTFKFNSEIVGGVVPKEYVPAVEKGAFEQLQNGVIAGYPMINVKVALYDGSYHDVDSNENAFKVASSMAIKEGARKAGAVLLEPVMSVEVVTPEDFMGDVMGDLNRRRGLVQGMDDTTSGKVIRAMVPLGEMFGYATDLRSQTQGRASYSMEFAKYDEAPSSIVEAVINQK
- the tuf gene encoding elongation factor Tu, with the protein product MAKEKFERSKPHVNVGTIGHVDHGKTTLTAALTRVSAEVFGGDWREFATIDNAPEERERGITISTAHVEYQSETRHYAHVDCPGHADYVKNMITGAAQMDGAILVCSAADGPMPQTREHILLSRQVGVPFVVVFLNKADMVDDEELLELVEMEVRELLSEYDFPGDDTPIIIGSALMALEGKDDNGMGTTAVANLVRAMDEYIPEPERAIDQPFLMPIEDVFSISGRGTVVTGRIERGIVKPGEEVEMIGLKDTVKTTVTGVEMFRKLLDEGRAGENVGALLRGTKRDDVERGQVLAKPGSIKPHTKFESEVYILSKEEGGRHTPFFKGYRPQFYFRTTDVTGTCELPEGVEMVMPGDNVKMVITLIAPIAMEDGLRFAIREGGRTVGAGVVAKIIE
- the rpsJ gene encoding 30S ribosomal protein S10 — translated: MQNQKIRIRLKAFDHRLIDQSAQEIVDTAKRTGAQVRGPIPLPTRRERYTILISPHVNKDARDQYEIRTHKRVLDIVEPTEKTVDALMKLDLAAGVDVQIKVD